From the Microcoleus sp. FACHB-672 genome, the window CTGTGCCCACTTGCCCATTTCTTGTTTAAAACTTGCACACCCTACAACATCCCATTCCATTTCAATTTCATCCCCACGCGGGCGGATATTAACATTAATCGTGGGTTCAATCGGTTCAAAATCTGGGGTTTCAGTAAGGTGACGTTCTTCATGCTGGGTTTCAACGGCATTATAAGTCAGGCAACGGTCTACATAGTGGCAGTTAACACAAATACACATGATTAAAAACCTCTTGACATTTCAACAGGTAGCTTGAAGAAATCTCTGATATTACAATTAAGACAAATTAGATTTGAGATTGCAATAAATCTGAGCTGAAAATTCTGGCAGCCGGCGCAGTATTGTTATTAACGATTGACACATTTAGCAGGCTTAATAGGCTAGTCGCTTCCTGAGCTGGTTAATTTTTGTGACTATGCTGGCATTTTACATCGATAACCGATTGGTTCGCGCACTGCCCGGTTATGGGGCAAAATTTAAGTATGGCAAATCCTCCGTCCGCAGCATTTTCTCCCCTATCTCCTGAATATTGGCCATTTAGCCTAGAATTACTACCGCAACCGGCTTATTTAGTCGGAGGCGCGGTTCGGGACGCGCTGCTATTGAAAGACCGTGAGTATTTAGACCTAGATTTTGTGATGCCGGCACAAGCAGTTCAAACCGCTAGCCAAATCGCGGAACACTACAGTGCTGGATTTGTGCTGCTTGATACCGACCGGCAGATTGCCCGCGTAGTATTTAAAGATGCAACAGTAGACTTCGCCCAACAGGAAGGCGACAGTCTAGAACGCGACCTACATCGGCGAGACTATACCGTCAATGCGATCGCCTATAATCCTCACACTGGCGTCTTCATCGACCCCCTGCAAGGCTGTGCGGATATTGAGGCCGGTTTAATGCGGATGATTTCGCCGGCAAACCTCAAAGATGATCCGTTGCGCCTGTTGCGTGCATATCGACAAGCCGCACAGTTAAATTTTTCCATTGAGCCGGCAACGAGGACTGCAATTCGCGCCTTTGCACCCCTGCTGGGTTATATCGCAGCAG encodes:
- a CDS encoding Ycf34 family protein: MCICVNCHYVDRCLTYNAVETQHEERHLTETPDFEPIEPTINVNIRPRGDEIEMEWDVVGCASFKQEMGKWAQLRPGELIPT